One segment of uncultured Tolumonas sp. DNA contains the following:
- a CDS encoding MSHA biogenesis protein MshI: protein MKGSSLFRRRTKTVTTVSVMLLPDHLFLAISGERPVFVRQPIPLGESWLGVLAALFREKKILNSKVRVVLDSSQYQQLSIERPDVPPEELLGALPWAIKDFTSEPVTQLAVDYYDSVTNPQARPRLQVVCTPKSRIQEWQKALQPVAELESVVIDELALTALFGEKAKVEVLLYQLAERDLLLLAVYKGQLCFSRVLRGFMPLVQLPSEQWPTALLDNLMLEMQRSFDYLVSQLKLPEVANINVAINTLDSAELLLQTLNRYFGVPTQLMKIAAKESNMEFLPVYGALLESQPV, encoded by the coding sequence ATGAAAGGATCTTCACTGTTTCGGCGTCGTACGAAAACTGTCACTACGGTCAGCGTCATGCTGCTGCCTGATCACCTATTTTTGGCTATTTCCGGTGAACGCCCAGTGTTTGTTCGTCAGCCTATCCCATTAGGGGAATCGTGGCTTGGGGTGCTGGCCGCGTTATTCCGCGAAAAAAAAATTCTCAACAGTAAAGTGCGGGTCGTCTTAGATAGCAGCCAATATCAGCAATTGTCGATAGAGCGTCCCGATGTACCGCCAGAGGAACTATTAGGTGCTTTACCTTGGGCGATCAAAGACTTTACCAGCGAACCGGTGACGCAACTTGCCGTTGATTATTATGATAGCGTAACCAATCCACAGGCACGTCCGCGATTGCAAGTGGTGTGCACGCCAAAAAGCCGTATTCAAGAGTGGCAAAAAGCCTTACAACCGGTGGCTGAATTGGAATCCGTAGTCATTGATGAATTGGCGCTGACGGCATTATTTGGCGAAAAAGCCAAAGTGGAAGTGTTGTTATATCAGTTAGCTGAACGCGATTTATTACTGTTGGCTGTCTATAAAGGCCAACTGTGTTTTAGCCGTGTGTTACGCGGTTTTATGCCGCTCGTGCAACTTCCGTCAGAGCAATGGCCTACGGCCTTACTCGATAATTTAATGCTGGAAATGCAGCGCTCTTTTGATTATCTGGTCAGTCAGTTAAAACTACCGGAAGTGGCGAATATCAATGTCGCCATTAATACACTCGATTCCGCCGAGTTGTTATTGCAGACACTCAATCGCTATTTTGGCGTGCCAACGCAGTTGATGAAAATCGCAGCTAAAGAATCTAACATGGAATTTCTGCCGGTCTATGGCGCCTTGCTGGAGAGCCAACCGGTATGA
- a CDS encoding PilN domain-containing protein yields MKKRINLYLPELHPKRQYLSLSQIALAWGCLLGLLLLLGGIVQILLQQSVHQQQTLQQQMSELAAQSTTLNAQLQQRHPDGALARELTLRQEELRSKQQLQTHLNQIGALQNEGFSAWLYDLAQARSPGIALQSFDIENNQLRLQGEAASNDAVPAWLSHFGDYPKLRDRTFSALQVQRQKSGALQFHLESKENSTSAAAGTAP; encoded by the coding sequence ATGAAAAAACGCATCAATCTGTATTTACCGGAATTGCATCCTAAACGTCAGTATTTGAGTTTGTCGCAAATCGCTCTGGCTTGGGGATGTCTGCTGGGGTTGTTATTACTGCTCGGTGGTATCGTGCAGATCCTGCTGCAGCAAAGTGTGCATCAGCAACAAACATTGCAACAGCAAATGAGCGAATTAGCTGCCCAGAGCACAACGTTGAATGCACAATTACAACAACGTCATCCTGATGGCGCTTTAGCGCGGGAGTTGACGTTGCGGCAGGAAGAACTGCGCAGTAAACAGCAATTACAAACACATTTGAATCAAATTGGTGCTCTGCAAAACGAAGGTTTTTCCGCCTGGTTATATGATTTGGCCCAAGCGCGCTCGCCAGGCATTGCACTGCAGTCATTTGACATCGAAAATAACCAATTACGTTTGCAGGGTGAAGCGGCCAGTAATGATGCCGTGCCGGCGTGGCTGAGTCATTTTGGTGATTACCCTAAATTGCGTGATCGCACGTTTTCGGCCTTGCAGGTGCAACGCCAGAAATCGGGCGCATTGCAGTTTCATTTAGAAAGTAAAGAGAACTCCACCTCGGCAGCAGCGGGGACGGCTCCATGA
- the metN gene encoding methionine ABC transporter ATP-binding protein MetN has protein sequence MIKLSSLSKVYGEGKGAFYALKGIELDVPAGQIVGVIGASGAGKSTLIRCVNLLERPTQGRVEVDGVDLTALDEQALTLARRNIGMIFQHFNLLSSRSVFENVALPLELANWPKEKITARVNELLELVGLTHRAKAYPSQLSGGQKQRVAIARALGPAPKVLLCDEATSALDPQTTQSILALLKEINQKLGITILLITHEMGVVKSICDSVALLDQGSIIEQGEVGWFFAHAKAPLAREFIRSSLHLEIPAPYRERLHKTASDGQIPLLRLGFSGNTIDTPAISHASRQFGIDVNILSASIEQIGHSRFGFLLVELQGDESAQQATIAYLQQQQIDVEVLGYVHQHA, from the coding sequence ATGATTAAGTTATCTTCCCTGTCAAAAGTGTATGGCGAAGGAAAAGGCGCCTTTTACGCTTTGAAAGGTATAGAACTCGATGTTCCCGCCGGCCAGATCGTCGGTGTGATTGGTGCATCAGGCGCAGGTAAAAGTACCCTGATCCGCTGTGTCAATCTGCTGGAACGCCCGACACAAGGCCGTGTGGAAGTCGATGGAGTCGATCTAACTGCGCTGGACGAGCAAGCGCTAACGCTGGCACGTCGTAATATTGGCATGATCTTCCAGCATTTTAATCTGCTCTCTTCCCGTAGCGTGTTTGAGAACGTCGCGTTACCGTTAGAGCTGGCCAACTGGCCAAAAGAGAAAATTACTGCTCGCGTCAATGAACTGTTGGAGCTGGTCGGTTTAACGCATCGTGCCAAAGCCTATCCATCACAATTGTCCGGCGGCCAAAAGCAACGGGTCGCGATTGCTCGCGCATTAGGCCCGGCACCGAAAGTATTGCTGTGTGATGAAGCCACTTCCGCGCTCGATCCACAAACCACGCAATCGATCTTGGCGTTGCTAAAAGAGATCAACCAGAAACTGGGCATCACTATTTTGCTGATCACGCATGAGATGGGTGTGGTGAAAAGCATTTGTGATTCAGTGGCTCTGCTCGATCAAGGCAGCATCATTGAACAGGGCGAAGTGGGTTGGTTTTTTGCCCACGCCAAAGCGCCGCTGGCACGCGAATTCATTCGTTCCAGTCTGCATCTGGAGATCCCGGCACCGTATCGTGAACGACTGCATAAAACCGCGAGCGACGGACAGATCCCGTTACTGCGATTAGGTTTTAGCGGCAACACCATTGATACACCGGCTATTTCCCATGCCAGCCGCCAGTTTGGTATTGATGTGAATATTTTAAGCGCCAGCATTGAACAGATCGGGCACTCCCGCTTTGGTTTTCTGCTCGTGGAGTTGCAAGGTGATGAAAGCGCCCAACAGGCGACTATCGCTTACCTGCAACAGCAACAGATCGACGTCGAGGTATTAGGTTATGTTCACCAGCATGCATGA
- the metQ gene encoding methionine ABC transporter substrate-binding lipoprotein MetQ produces MNLFSKAILSAAIIGIALTGCGEKKDNHLKVGAIAGAETQVAEEAAKIAKEKFGLEVEIVQFSDFATPNVALNDGSIDVNAFQHKPYLDSQIKDRGFKLVAVGNTFVYPIAGYSKKIKAVSELKEGSQIAVPNDPTNLGRSLLLLQKQGLLKLKDGAGLSATVLDIVENPKKVKIVELEAAQLPRALEDVDLAIINTVYASQVNLQPTRDGLFVEDKDSPYVNLIVARENNQNDEKVKNFVKSYQDEAVFKKATTLFNGGVVKGW; encoded by the coding sequence ATGAATTTATTCAGCAAAGCGATTTTAAGTGCCGCCATTATCGGGATCGCATTAACCGGTTGTGGTGAGAAAAAAGATAACCACCTGAAAGTGGGCGCCATTGCCGGTGCAGAAACACAGGTTGCGGAAGAAGCGGCTAAAATCGCCAAAGAAAAATTTGGTCTGGAAGTGGAAATCGTACAGTTCAGTGATTTTGCCACACCAAACGTAGCGCTGAATGATGGTAGCATCGATGTGAATGCGTTCCAGCATAAACCATATCTGGACTCGCAGATTAAAGATCGTGGCTTCAAACTGGTGGCAGTGGGTAACACTTTTGTTTACCCAATCGCTGGCTACTCTAAGAAAATCAAAGCGGTTAGCGAGCTAAAAGAAGGCTCACAGATCGCCGTACCAAATGACCCAACTAACCTGGGCCGTTCATTGCTGTTGCTGCAAAAACAGGGGCTGCTGAAACTGAAAGATGGTGCTGGTTTGTCTGCCACTGTGCTGGATATCGTAGAAAATCCAAAAAAAGTGAAGATTGTTGAATTGGAAGCAGCTCAGCTGCCACGCGCACTGGAAGATGTGGATCTGGCGATCATCAACACTGTGTATGCCTCTCAGGTTAACCTGCAGCCAACCCGTGACGGTCTGTTTGTCGAAGACAAAGACTCACCTTACGTGAACCTGATCGTGGCGCGTGAAAACAACCAGAACGACGAAAAAGTGAAGAACTTCGTGAAATCTTACCAAGATGAAGCGGTGTTCAAGAAAGCTACTACACTGTTTAACGGTGGCGTAGTAAAAGGCTGGTAA
- a CDS encoding MarR family transcriptional regulator, translating into MTAEKSSDLLLLDNQLCFALYSASNAIVRAYRPLLERLDLTYPQYLVMLVLWQQDGVSVKQLGEQLFLDSGTLTPLLKRMDTKGLVRRERSEQDERVRVLTLTEQGKTLKKQAADIPLRMRDQLQISDNQLQVLKTHCEQVQQQLHEQDS; encoded by the coding sequence ATGACCGCTGAAAAATCGTCTGATCTGTTATTACTGGATAACCAGCTTTGTTTTGCGCTCTACAGCGCCAGCAATGCCATTGTGCGCGCTTATCGCCCCTTACTGGAGCGACTCGACCTGACGTATCCGCAATATCTGGTGATGCTGGTGTTATGGCAACAAGATGGCGTCAGCGTAAAACAACTGGGCGAGCAGCTTTTTCTAGATTCTGGCACTCTCACACCATTGTTGAAACGGATGGATACAAAAGGATTAGTGCGGCGGGAACGCAGTGAGCAGGATGAACGCGTGCGCGTATTAACGCTGACAGAGCAAGGCAAAACCTTAAAAAAACAGGCCGCAGACATTCCGCTAAGAATGCGCGACCAGTTGCAAATATCCGATAACCAACTGCAAGTGCTGAAGACCCACTGCGAACAGGTACAACAGCAGCTGCATGAACAGGATAGTTAG
- a CDS encoding MSHA biogenesis protein MshJ, translating into MIRTTWQRWSEKTAQLSTRERSLMLLVGWVLLGFPFYSWWLEPSLLHWQQTKQQIREQTAQQQQTTAALEVLKARLQQDPNLAVRTELQATNSQLLQLDAFLETQTGGLIPAARMAQTLQQMLVRSGKLQLQSLTSLKPTPLLPEKSAVNYYRHGVKLVLQGRYTDIYAYLHALEGLPQHFYWQTLHYQVGLYPQGTVEVILYTLGDSKEFIRG; encoded by the coding sequence ATGATTCGAACCACATGGCAACGCTGGTCTGAAAAAACAGCTCAGTTAAGCACCCGCGAACGGTCTTTAATGTTATTAGTCGGTTGGGTGCTCCTGGGTTTCCCATTTTATTCTTGGTGGTTAGAACCCTCACTGTTGCATTGGCAACAGACCAAACAACAGATCCGTGAGCAGACGGCACAACAACAGCAAACCACCGCGGCATTGGAAGTATTGAAGGCCCGGTTGCAGCAAGATCCCAATCTGGCTGTGCGTACGGAATTACAAGCCACGAACAGTCAATTACTGCAGCTGGATGCCTTTCTGGAAACCCAGACCGGCGGCTTGATCCCCGCAGCGCGGATGGCGCAGACATTGCAACAAATGTTGGTACGTTCTGGGAAATTGCAATTACAGTCGTTAACGTCGCTAAAACCAACGCCGTTATTGCCAGAAAAATCAGCGGTTAACTATTACCGGCATGGGGTAAAACTGGTACTGCAAGGGCGCTATACGGATATCTATGCTTATCTGCATGCGCTGGAAGGGTTACCACAGCATTTTTACTGGCAAACGTTGCACTATCAAGTGGGGTTATACCCACAGGGTACGGTGGAAGTGATCTTATACACATTGGGTGACAGTAAGGAGTTTATCCGTGGTTGA
- a CDS encoding methionine ABC transporter permease: MFTSMHELLLLALGETLWMVFASALFGTILGVPLGIALHITKPGQIAARPLLNKVLGTVVNVGRSVPFIILLVAIIPLTRLIIGTSIGTNAAIVPLAIGAIPFLARLVEGALMEIPAGLIEAAQAMGATHRQIIRKVMLPEALPGILNAVVITLVALVNYSAMAGAIGGGGLGDVGIRYGYQRFDPAIMLITVAILVILVQLIQSIGERLVKRVDHR; the protein is encoded by the coding sequence ATGTTCACCAGCATGCATGAGTTGTTGTTACTGGCGCTGGGTGAAACGCTGTGGATGGTGTTCGCTTCTGCGCTGTTCGGCACCATTTTAGGTGTGCCATTGGGGATTGCTCTGCATATCACCAAACCGGGACAAATTGCCGCGCGTCCGCTCTTAAACAAAGTATTGGGTACGGTAGTGAACGTGGGCCGTTCTGTGCCATTCATCATCTTGTTGGTGGCGATCATTCCGCTGACTCGCCTGATCATCGGTACCAGTATCGGTACCAACGCGGCGATTGTACCGCTGGCCATTGGTGCGATCCCGTTTCTGGCGCGTCTGGTGGAGGGCGCGTTGATGGAAATTCCGGCCGGTTTGATTGAAGCGGCACAAGCGATGGGTGCCACACATCGTCAGATCATCCGCAAAGTGATGTTACCGGAAGCACTGCCCGGCATTTTAAACGCCGTGGTGATCACGCTGGTTGCACTGGTGAACTACTCGGCGATGGCCGGTGCCATCGGTGGTGGTGGTTTGGGTGACGTCGGTATCCGTTATGGTTACCAGCGCTTTGATCCAGCCATTATGCTGATCACCGTCGCTATCTTGGTTATTTTGGTACAACTGATCCAAAGCATTGGTGAACGCTTAGTCAAACGTGTTGATCACCGCTAA
- a CDS encoding DUF2157 domain-containing protein, translating into MELKQRHLEQASQQGLLTPEQVSPLWNYLQSLPPDSASFRATHILFYLGGLIAIAAMSLFMTLGWNAFGGIGIFLIACGYGVAACLVADWLLWQQRQPIPAGLLAALAVTMVPLAIYGLQAKLGYWDASHTEYRDFHRYIDWRWLMMELGTLLFGAILLWRYRLPFMVMPLAVVLWYLSMDLTPFLFHDEDYSWHRREMVSMVVGILMLALAFYIDLRTRHTLDFAWWIYLFGLMAFWGGLSMQHSDSELNKFLYCLINLLLITVGGMIGRRVFAIFGGMGVAGYLGYLAWDLFQDSLIFPFILSLIGLGIIWLGLLWQRHEAKIQRQLQRHLPAAWRELLAQRR; encoded by the coding sequence ATGGAACTTAAACAGCGGCATTTGGAACAAGCCAGTCAGCAAGGTTTGTTGACGCCGGAGCAAGTCTCTCCATTATGGAACTATTTGCAATCTTTACCGCCAGACAGTGCCTCATTTCGAGCCACACACATTTTATTCTATTTGGGTGGTTTGATTGCGATTGCCGCCATGAGTCTGTTTATGACGCTGGGCTGGAATGCCTTTGGCGGCATCGGTATTTTCCTGATTGCCTGTGGTTATGGCGTCGCTGCTTGTCTGGTGGCTGATTGGCTGCTGTGGCAACAACGCCAACCCATTCCAGCCGGTCTACTGGCCGCATTAGCCGTTACTATGGTGCCGCTGGCTATTTATGGCCTGCAGGCCAAATTGGGCTACTGGGATGCGTCACATACCGAATACCGTGATTTTCATCGTTATATCGACTGGCGTTGGCTGATGATGGAACTTGGCACCTTACTGTTTGGCGCCATTTTACTCTGGCGCTACCGGTTGCCGTTTATGGTAATGCCACTGGCCGTGGTGTTGTGGTATCTGAGCATGGATCTGACTCCCTTCTTATTCCACGATGAGGATTACAGCTGGCATCGCCGGGAAATGGTTTCCATGGTCGTGGGCATACTGATGCTGGCGCTCGCCTTTTATATCGATCTGCGCACACGACATACACTCGATTTTGCCTGGTGGATCTACCTGTTCGGTCTCATGGCGTTCTGGGGGGGGCTATCGATGCAGCATTCCGATAGCGAACTGAACAAATTTCTCTATTGCCTGATCAATCTGTTGCTGATCACCGTCGGTGGCATGATTGGACGCCGGGTATTTGCCATATTTGGCGGCATGGGTGTGGCCGGTTATCTCGGTTATCTGGCGTGGGATTTGTTCCAGGATAGTTTAATTTTCCCTTTCATACTGTCGTTGATTGGCTTAGGTATTATCTGGTTAGGTCTGCTCTGGCAGCGCCATGAAGCTAAAATCCAGCGCCAGTTACAACGTCATTTGCCGGCGGCTTGGAGGGAATTACTGGCACAACGGCGTTGA